cccagggacttgtcagcccacagctccatcagtttgctcagtacaggTCCCCTAGAGATtctaatttcaccaagttcctctctcccctcggTGAATAGTCTCTGAGGAGTCAGtcccttcagcaaaggaggagagggagttggagcaaatcatgtttccttttcctgttttacagaaggattgcaccgtactacaccagagaatacagagaggatagacacCGCAGATAGACCCTGACCATTACCCAAGGAACAACTGCACAACTGTGGGTagacatccagtcccttcacagcattgctcaacacagagaaggttgggCAGTGAAACCATCATTTGGACATCGGTCAGGTCAGGGGAGCTTTGACATATCATCAGATTtgaaactggtcagtggtgtTGAGCCTTCCATCAGAACCAATCTTTCTGAAGGTTCGGCTGTGGGTGATcggtcagggtgaggctgggaagaagtgtgGAGAGAGCTTCAATCATTCATCGAGCTTCATGGaccactgactcattcctacatgtgagaggctgttcaagtgtgaggtgtatGAGGGGAGCTTCACAGGCTTCTAAGATCTCCTTATCAGCAGGGTGCATCTGTTGAACAGTCACATGGaaaggaaaccattcaagtgtgaaGTGTGTGCCCAAGACTTTGCACAGTCATCGAGGCTCTTGAAACACCGACGCAGGCACACtagggagaaaccattcaagtgtgaggtttgtgaCAAATCATTTTCGCAGTCATCAAATCTCCACAgacaccagcgcattcacacaggggcaAAGCCATTTACATGCGAGgtttgtgacaaatcattctcagaGTCATCGCACCTCCGCGTACACCAACGCatgcacactggggagaagcctttCACATGTGAGGTGTGCAAGAAATCATTCTCGGACTCATCGACCCTCCGTagacaccaacgcattcacacaggagagaaaccGTTCACATGCGAGGCGTGCAGCAAATCATTTACGTACTTAGCAACCCTGCGCGTAcatcaacgcattcacacaggagaGAAGGCATTCACATGTGGTGTGTGCCACAAATCCTTTTCGCAGTTATCGAATCTCCACACACACCAACGCAGTCACACAGGTGAGAAGCCATTCACATGTGAGgtttgtgacaaatcattctcaacGTCATCGAACCTCCGCGAACACAAACGCatccacacaggggagaaaccattcacgtgcAAGGTGTGTGAAAAATCATTTTCACAGTTATCAAACTTCCTCATACATGAAcgtattcacacaggggagaaacctttcaagtgtgaggtgtgtgacaaagcCTTCTCACGCTTATCAAGCCTCTTGGTCCATCAGAGGATCCACACAGCAgagaaacccttcaagtgtgTTGTTTGTGATAAACCTTTCGCCACATCTACGAGGCTCTTGACACACCAGAGAATTCACACAGAGAAGTAATCCTTCTGGTGTGAGATGAGCGACAGTCTTCAGAAACTTATTGAACCTCCTGCTCCATCAGAGGATTCACAAAGGGGAGAAACAATTCAGGGACAATGTTTCTGACAGAGCTTTCAGCCAATCCTCTGACCTCCTGAAGCACCAGAGAATCCACACTGGTGAGAAACCATTTAGGTGTGAGATGTGTGACAAGCCTTGCACTTTGTGAAACCCACTCACAAAGGGGAGAAACCCTATCGGTGAGAGTTCTGTAATAAAGCCTTCACACAGTCGTCGAACCTCCTGGAACATAAGAAAAGCCACTTCAAAGACAAACCTAGCGTGAGGTGTAAGAATTCAGACCTGATTAGATTTGAGGAGTTGTTGCTATCCATAACCAACTTAACTTTTAAATCCCAAGTTCACAATGGTCCTGTTGAGCTGACCTACAAGGTACAATcatcgagagaaagagagagacaaacaggcaTGGTAAATAAGGTAAAATTATGCAGTAAGTGTTAAATATACTTAACAAGCTGTGAAGACAGCATGGACAAACCCTCAAAGAGCACGGAGCCTCTTGAGTACTGACAGCACATTTGAAGTCTTTCTCTTCTGTTGATGTTGCCCACCATGGGTCACTATCTGCCCCTCAGAAGAGTGTTCCGCCAGAAGCCCTGATAATGCTGTGTCGAAGATGTCTCGGAAACCCCAATATTTATCCCGAATTCTGAGGCTCCTTGTGCCATATTAGGATATGGCTTGTATTAACCCTTTCAGTTGATTAAAAGTTAGATCA
The nucleotide sequence above comes from Carcharodon carcharias isolate sCarCar2 chromosome 19, sCarCar2.pri, whole genome shotgun sequence. Encoded proteins:
- the LOC121291791 gene encoding zinc finger protein 271-like — translated: MERKPFKCEVCAQDFAQSSRLLKHRRRHTREKPFKCEVCDKSFSQSSNLHRHQRIHTGAKPFTCEVCDKSFSESSHLRVHQRMHTGEKPFTCEVCKKSFSDSSTLRRHQRIHTGEKPFTCEACSKSFTYLATLRVHQRIHTGEKAFTCGVCHKSFSQLSNLHTHQRSHTGEKPFTCEVCDKSFSTSSNLREHKRIHTGEKPFTCKVCEKSFSQLSNFLIHERIHTGEKPFKCEVCDKAFSRLSSLLVHQRIHTAEKPFKCVVCDKPFATSTRLLTHQRIHTEK